From the genome of Gambusia affinis linkage group LG04, SWU_Gaff_1.0, whole genome shotgun sequence:
TCCATAACACCCCACAAATGGGATTTGgggattttctttaaaacccCAGGGAACGCAGAACGCCAGAAGGATGAAACTAGTGTaatatattttagcttttccacTGAAGCAGTTTATTAACTTACTGTTCTAAACtctttttattcaacaaagTGCTTTGACCTTTACCGGGCTTATGCGGACAGGTTTGGACCAACCTTAAGAGAATGAATCAAATTTGATCAAAAGAGGGCTGAGTAATCATAAGCCGGTATCTTTCTGGAAAGTAGCAAAAGTGGTCAAATTAGGGGAACTTTTCTTTAAGTGAACTGCAGTCAGTTGAGCTCATGTTTTATAATGTCGCTAAATAAAGACTcgaccagctgcagcagcaggactACACAGTGGACACTATCTGCTCCTCATCACTGATTCGTGGTTTTCTTATGGCGACGCAGCTGTTCAGTTTCCATCACGTTTGTCATACTGCATTGGACTGACCTTCACTCAGTTTTAGTAGTTTGTGGAATTTCCTTGGATGTTTTCTCTGCGTGattcctgcagagaaaacatccaATCACCCCGTTCTTTAACACACTTCCACCAGCATGCAGTGCCCGTTTCAACGTGGCTGTTTAAGAAACGAGAAGCCACTCATTTCATCAGTCGGGATTAAGTAACTTGCTGACAGCTGATAAAAGTTCCCACAGTAATCATGAGAAATTACGCTAAAGCTATGGGCTAGCattagcagtttttctttctattttactCAACTTGTTGACGACATGGCTGGTAAACATGTCATCATTGTGAGCAGGCCGGTAGTAAGCATGGAAATATGGCCCCCTAATTTTCTAAACTGGGTCTAACAAAACGCTCCTCAAGGCTCGGCGGGAGTCAACAATATACTGAGTTTAATCAGTTACTATGATActaatcatttaaaaacccCTGGAATGGGACATCCCCagtacaaactgaaaaaaaacccccaaaaacatGAGTCTGTGCTTAACGGCCTATGCGACATACAAATACCTTTAACAATATGGTTTTTGGGGAAAAGATCTCAGGGTGAATTTCAGCTGCAGGAGCCCTTGTGAGGGGAATTTGCCTGGTTTTCCTGTCCATGTGTTTTCCTCTCCAAAAATATACATGCTGTCAACTGGCTTCCTGTGAGTCTATTTTGATGCCTTTGGCCCTGAACAAGACAAAGCAGGGTACATTTgttatactttttcttttagggAGAAATGTCTATTCATTCATTTGCTTTATTATTCTTGCTGTGAACTAGCTAAGAGGTGGGATAGACCGCAAGTCCATCATGCATCAACTCACACTTACGCCAGACTAATGCACAcggcaagattttaaaatgatcaaccAGCTGTCAAAACCCGGGAGACCCCACACTCTGAGAAAATAAGAGATTTGGTGTGTGGTGACCagccacacggcaggagcagcagcacaCCACACATGAACCGATTTCCCTCGTCAACATTCGAAATCTCAAGACGGAGAAATCTCTCAAAACCTCTTCAAACCAATGTGAGCAAACAAACATGGCAGCAGTTTTTGGACCATacatctttttgtttagtttgttttctgatgaaCGACGACGTCGCCAACGTCCACCAGGATTCTGGTTTGCCGTTTCAGTCGTTTTGTCTTCTGTCTACTTTGAATTCCCGTTGCGCCGCTTTCGTATTGTCAGTCAGAAAGCTCAACCAAACGAGAGCAGAACAGGCTGCACTCTCGTTTGTCTCCAAAATGAGACTGTGCTTGACGGCCTGCGCGACCTATAAATGTCGCGTAGGCATTTGTGTCATACcttgaacagtctgatttttgggaaaaaagaTCCTGGGGTGAAATTAAACTGCAGACGCCCTGCTGAGGCCGGGAACAACACACACCCACCTATATGGAGCCAAGATTATCCAATCGCTTTAatatccttttcttttttagatcaGAGTGGTCCTGAAGTCCATCGGAGCAGACTGGATCACTCTTAGGACCCACCACACAAAGCAGGAACATCTTTTAATATTATCTTAAGAGCCATCCGGATAATCGGGGCATCCTTAAGTTTGTTGGACGGAAGAAATCACTAAAAACCATCCTAAAAATCTTGCTGTGTGAACTAAGCGTAAAAGACACAAGTTACCCTAACaagcatgttttattcaaatgaagAGAGAACCGTGGAGTCTTCACACAGAAAGGCCCGAGCTAAGATTAAAACTCCTGAATATTTTTGGTAACTGCTTCTCCTGACAGGTGAAACGTCTGTAACAGGTGAGAAATTGAATCTGCAAAACTCTGTTTACCTCAAGAGCCTTATGTAATCGCTCCCCACTATCATAGGGTtaacttcacaaaaaaatgtgaacgCAAACACATAGTGGTGAGCAAGAAAGTTGTGTTCCCCCGACGTCGCCCTGTGTGCACATAACCATCCGTATGTTGATCGGATGCCAAGCTGCTGTGACCTCTCCGAAAAGCGTGTACTCGTCTTCTCGGGGGAGTGTAAAATGTACGAGGACCCGCCAAGCTGTTGACTCAAAACACCAGGGTGCGACCCCGGAGGGTGCCACCGACCCCGAGTGGCTGCCAGCTACCAGCTCATTAAGCTGCCGGCGTGGGGGGACGTCGTGCCAAAAGACACTCTCTCCATTTGGTTCACAACACCGTgaacacaatcacacacacttGTCAGAGGAACGCCACAGGGATGGCAGGCGGCCATGTTCGCTTGCCCACCATGTGCATGTGCCACCACTCTCGTAAACCGTCATAATGCATTGGGAGCAGAGCGTTTGTGTGGCCTCTGTGACCTGGCTGAACTTTGGCTCACCCTCAATGGTTCATTGGACCACAAAACCTCACACCTACTCTACAGACAACCCGATCGGAGGGCGGTTATGATTTATGGGAGGAGAGGCCTATAAGGAGCAGAAATCTGTAAGAAGCTGCAAAGACGCACAAGAAACtgtattacaaaaaaaaaaatacagcaaataaCAAAATCACAAGGAGACAGCAGTTttgttacaatatttttttgaacaAGACAAGATGTTCTTCAAACTGTCCTGTGACTACAGGAGTCTTGTCAGCTGAAgttgtcagattatttttttctcagccCACAAAGGAACATCTCAAGGCGGGAAGGGGCCACACAATCAGAGTCTTAGCACAACATTGGCCTTATTTTCATTCCTTAAATAACATTGTAGTCTAGCCAGATAAACGTCTGGGGATGAGATGAGAACACGTTTCCCTTGTAGGCAGCCTAACTTAATATCTGTGTGcttcttctgcatgttttgaCATCAACCAGGCTCTTGACAGGACCTGTGGCACAGAGAATAGTTTCCTATAATGAATTCTCTGTGAAAGCTTTTTGTTTAACCATGCTTCTCCCTGAGAGGTTTCTGAATTGTACTTATTcgtttattttagattttgaagcAGTAGAGAGAGACCTTCATTCATTGGACGTCGATCAAGAAGAATgggagaagacatgcagtaaatggcTCAGGGGCGTAAATTGAACCTTGCCTCAAGGACAATAACCTCTGCACAGCTTTAGCAGTGCCTGCTGAACCACTAAGTCAATTGGCacccatttattttttcatttattactttatgtattttgtcTTCTTGTACAATGCTTTTTGATCATGTGAAACATGgattatatttacatttctacGTTCCACTAATCTGTGATATTCAGTCTCTAATCCTTCATGTTTCAGTCAGTCATTGCTGGATTCATCTGCTACACACCATCCAGGTGTTGTTGTCCTTTATTCCTTGAGGGATTTTAGGTGCAActtccacattttttattttgatattaaattTTTCCACTTTAATAACTCCTGCCTGCCATCATCCATCTATACATTATCTTCCACCAGAACTTTCTACTCCCCAGTGAGGCCATCTCTGGGTCAAGGACACATCCTAACCCGATGCCCAAGTCAGCTGGGTCCTCtcaatgtagaggagcagcagctctactctaaACCGCTGCCAGATGACCCGGTTCTCACCCTACTTGTAACAGACAGTCTAAACACCCTGAGAGAGAAACTCATTTCAGCCACTTCTGACCTTGAGGTTGTTCATTCAGTCTTTGTGTAGAAACTTTGCAAAGTTTCTATGCAAAGTTTATGACCACAAATGAAGGCAGGAACGGGATCTTTGCCTTTTGACTCCAttctctcttcaccatgacagaCCAGTGCTGCATCACTGCAGATGGCGTATCAATCTTCTGTTGTCTTTCCCCTTATTTGCAAACTTGGGGCATTACTTGTAATCAAACTGGAGAAGGTGGTTTATCCATTTCCAGCTCAAGACCTTAGTCCCAGATTTGGAGGTGTTTATTTAGTTCCTGACCTCTTCCAATTTGGCTGCGGATTACTGTAGATCTCAAGCTGATGAAGCCGACAAAACAATGTCATCTGTAAAAGGCAGAGATACAATCCTGAGCGCTCCACAATGAATCCCTCTACACCTCGACTGTGCCTAGAAACTCTGTCCCTACAGATTATTTACAGCGTCTATGTCAAAGGGCCACTTGGCAGAGTCCAAGTCCCACCATAACGTATGCCTGACTTGCAGCCtgcaaaccaaaccaaactcTGAAACTAGTCATATAGGAACCTAAATGCAGGTGTCAAGGGGCTTGGTCGCCGGTACTCCAGAATCACCTCTCACCGAACTTCCAGAGGGGCAAAGTCAAACgtcttctccaagtccacaaaacacatttaaactggTTGTGCAAACTCCCATGCACCTCCGGGATCCTGCATCCCACTGGTAGTGTTTACATGCTAGTCTCTATATGTGCTAGTGATAGCCCTGATGCTAACATTTGCCTTACagctaaaataagcattttgtcttatttttgatATGTTCTCTACATTTAGCATACTAAATGGAGTAAGTCAATGTACGTCCACATGCTAGTGATGCCCCACAGAATTTAAGCTAACTATAcaattttagctaattttagcttacaTAATATTGCTTGGATAATCAATGGAGTAAGGCCATGTTAGCCAATATGTTAGTTATACCCCCCATGCTACTGAGAGGATTAAAGCAAACCTCAGcagttttgctcattttctgcATTAGATCACCTGATATGGGTCCGACCAATACGCACATGTTGTAGACaccttttaaatttcttcagaaatgttctagtttaaaaatattcttgcaGAGAAGAATATGCTACTAAAACTAGCTCATGTGAGAAACGCTTAACTATTGCttctaaaatgatttttccTGCCCCTCCATCTTTTCTAGTTGTGTGTGGATTTGGTCTCTCATCATTCCTGTCAGGTTCCTGGACCCCTCTCAGGACCCTTAGTATGCTCTCACCCTTTCTGTCATTCATCACATTGTCATTCCTGAGCTGACAGCCTCCCTCCCCTGTCCTTCTTTCAAACATTCGATACTCCTCTGTTGACATATCTGTCCATGAGTGCCTATAGCAACCAGAAACTCTGCTGACCGCTGCTTTGCTTCGTGACTTGCAGTCATAGAGCAAAGATTAGCATGTGATTCTAATATGCAACACACAGCTAAACACGCAAAGTGCATAAGTGCAGGCGCTGATAATGTGCATGGTTTTTCTGCAGTTGCCCAAAACACCCACCAAAGACATCACTGCAATTTTtcttgataatttttttttattattattttttatgaaaaataatattcattaCAGTACAACCAAATATTACATGTCTGTGGCAATAATTACACTTGAGAACCAAACGACTTCATATCCTCCTCTTCAATAAGttaagaaatacttttttttttctttcaccaggaaataattttcttaaaagctttctttttttcttacaatgtAGCATTATCTATATAACTGGTTCACAGCAGCCTCTAAAAGCCATGTCTTTAAGACTTGTGGATATCTATAGCATTTTGTTAAAGCAGGCGTTTAGTtgctgttctgtttattttattagacaGTAGTAATGATTGAGCAGGTTACTGATATTTTCCTGTACAATTAGCTACAGTACATAGCAGACTCTAAAGTCAGTGTAGTATGATCAGTGTGTTACTACTCCAGTGTTACATTATGTTAGACTCAAACATTTCAGGataacagtatttatttattttttggcactGAGGCCAAGGCTGTAGGCTACAGTTTCCAGTCTTCCCAGTGTAGAAATCCAGTTCTCCTGGTCAGTtcgcttttttttattattattatttcaaactcCATGTTTAGCCCCAAATCAGCAATTCAATATCCATCTTGGCTATTAAGCAACTTGTTGAAAGTAGCCAGTCAATGGCTGCCTCTTGTCCTGCGTTCCTGAAGCGCTGTACGGATAAATCCTCATTTAGTTCATCCATTTGTGCTTTTAAGATGACACGAGTTGAGATCCAGTGTTTAGTGTGTCAAAGCCTCTCTGATTTGAGGAGTTCACGAGATTGCACTTGTTAAATCCAGACTAATGGATACTTTGCAGCATCTCCAGAGCTGGAAAGGCGACTTTCTGCCAAGCCGGGTACGTAAAAGAGCAGGTCTGAACATCCAGCTTCAGGAAACGCATCGTTCATCTCCACAACCTTTCATTCTGCAGAGCCGCTTCCTGTTGGAGAAAGAAAGGAGCAAAATTTCAAacatatgatttaaaaaaaaaagtcgtcCACCTTCTGATTTAATTCAGATTTATAATTGGGAACTATAACTACCagctttcaaaatgtgtttcctgcCCTTCTTATTATGAGACGacaatttttattcatcatttattAGCATCTTATATAGCGCAGCTAGCACTACTAAAACAGAAGTCTGTGATTTCTACACAATGTAGGCTCTTCCCTTAATTAAGTGATTTTCAAAATGCTATCAAGATTTTGTATGTCGAAAAATGTCTGCTCTCTGCTTACGTAACCGAGGGTTTGAGAGCATAAcaaactttattaaacaaaatgttctccTCCACGCCTGCAGGTTGTTCTTACCTTCATCGCTACATGATCATAGCCCTCATCGCAGCTTTGCTGATGCGTTTgcggtgttttctttttctgcggCGAGGAGAAGCGGGTCGGAACGGTACCTGACGAGCTGCCGTCGACGTGGGTACCACAGTGGACAACGCTGTAGGAGAAAACGTacagaacaaaagaagacaGGATGAGGCGACTTGGGATGGCAATGGAAGAGGGTTGGTTGTTTTGGTACATGATGAAACAGTTTTATGTTGACTTGGCCTTGTGTTAATGTTACTAAAAAGAATCCAGCAagtaatctttgttttttggtgggttttttaactttaattttaaaattaaagttaaatttaaaatttaacatttttatttaaaatgttttgggacTTTAaagctgcgacagactggcgacctgtccagggtgaaccccgcctctcgcccggaacgcagctggagataggcaccagcaaccctcccgaccccattagggaagaagggtgtaaagaaaatggatggatggatggatgggactTTAAAGTGGTTCCCAGAGGCCATGGGAAGAGAAAAGCACCCAGTCACACAGAAATCTCAATGGATTTGCACCGGGGAATCCTCATGGCTCACAGGCTCACTTTGTGAGAGCAACATTAGTTTTTAATGTGGTATTTTTTAATCCCCACTGAGAAAAGAGACTTGAATTAAGGGTTAATGTTTACCAAAACATTTCTtgtaaaattatgcaaataaaaagagatgtatttatttccagGCTTATTAAGACTGATTGTATTTAGGGATTTTTCCAGTCACACCAACCAATCAAAGCACTTTCACCCAttcgcacacacacaaacacacacgcaggcCAACACCGATAAACAGATCAGTAAGCCACTTGAGTTAAGTGAATTGCCCAAGGACACATCCACATCTGACAGGAGAAAAACTGGATCCAAACCCACAACTTTCAGATTACAAGACGACGACTCTTCCCACTGAGTCACAGTTGCCCACCTTCTTTTCCCGGTGGGTCGATAAAGATGCAGGGTGGTGCAATCGGGCAACAAtaagcacagaaacacacattcatGGCAGGTTTTCAGTAAAAGATAGAAGCCAGGAAGCACAAACCTGCATCACGGCTTGGTTTAAAGGAAAGcgacaggaaggaaaaacactGGATTTGGAATTTGACCAACCGTGCCCTGAAGGGAGCAGAACTCTGTTCAGAGCGACTATACGTACGTTTGTGCTCACGCTTCGAATGCAGAACACGGAACAAGTGAGGACAAATAGTTGGACACGTAGGtgtgctgctgtttattttggCATGTACCGATTGCTACATCTTCCCAGATAAACATACTTAGTCACTCGTGAGTTACAAACTAAGATTGTAATCTTTGTTCTTCATCTCTATAATGGCCGTGGAGAATAGGGGCAGGtaaagttcaatatttttcacCGTTATGCCAGGCGATCTGATTGGGCGACAGCGGCTCACTGGGTAAACTAGTCGTCTTGTAACTGAAAGGTCGTGACCTTGATTACAACTTGTTCCTATCACATGTCAATTTGACAAGAAACGTAACCCCAAGTTGCCTCCTTGTCTGTGTgttggtgtataaatgtgtgcagATTTGTGAGCATGAATGGATAAATATGGCTGTAGAGTAAAGAGCTTTGAGTTTGAGTAGAAAAACTCCATATAAATTCAGTCGATGTACCATTGTGGAGTGTCATCATGTTCCTTTGGTGCTCGGACTTTTAGCTTCAGCTACTTTCTGTTTTggtcatttctttatttgttctcCTATATCTTGTCATATCTTgagttttgcatttattttgttggattAACCCAACAATCTGCTCCCCATCCCAATAGTTAGTTTCTTCCTCATTTGCCTCTACCTGCTCCTTTCCCCAGCTGGATCCATCCTGGTTCCTTTAGtcatttcctcctcttcctcagttttTATGCCTCTTCTACACTTAAACTCTACGCGTTGCTGTGCGTTTGCTTGTCTCCCATCATTTTTCGCCACTCCTGTTGACCCATCTGTTCGGTTATTTCAGCTGATTCTCCTGAGACCGAGTCCAGACTTTCCAAGGTCGAGACCGTGACCGAGTCCGAATGCTTAAAGATCGACAAATATTACAGGACACTGTCTATTTTGCACATCATCAAAGgcaaaaatgaatggaaaagtAATTAATTGCTCAACCAAAATCATTTCTTGGATTTGAACTAGTAATTGTCAtaataaactaatatttaagttattaaatGTGGCCATACATTATTACACATTCCCTAATCTGAATATATCTGCTTACATTGGACAACACTTGtattatatgtttaaaaaaaactcaatgaGAGTAATAAATGAGCATTTAATTGTAACTTGACGCGttcaataaaataacattttaaaaatgcgaTCATATAACAACCAAAATAGTAAAAAGGTTAAACACCAGGGTGAAGCAAAGGCAGCAGATTACAGATGCCAAGTGAAAATAATGACTGTAAAACAGCGAAGCTACGACTAAATTTAAGTTTCGGCTTCatgattttccttttcttcatcaGCTGTTCGGTGAGTTTTGCACGTGGAGCAGTGATACTGATATCACTGGAGCACAGTTTGGGCCTTCATTAGAAAAGTTTCTTGCGTTAAAatgttgttgctttgtgtttttccatgtatACGGGTTAGGGGTctatttacttcttttttttcgtTTAGCTGTTTAGTGTTCAAACTGGTTGTTGTGCATGGATTTTGATGGATTTTGATGGATTTTGATGGATTTTGATGGATTTTGTTGGGTTTGGTTGTGAACATTCACATGCAGTAAGACTTTCATTTGCAATAATAACATTGTATCTTTTCTGGGACGGCAGATGAACACTGATCGCAAAATGAGACAACGCAAATGGTTGTAAAACACAATGTAATATAAACTGCTCAAAATGctatttttgcattattgaaACTATGTTTAGGAATTTTGTTTCAAAGCCAAGCTGAACAGCGAGGTTCAGTCTCTAAGTTTGagtaaaacaaactaaagaaaagtCTACATTTGTAGATTTGTTTGAGTGTGAAATAAAGATGTAATATTACAACACTGAGTCTTATAGCTGGTAATGTGACGCAGCATTCAAACTGTTGTAATCCAACAGGTGTCGTCACTACATTGTCTAAGAAATGTAAGAATTACCTGATTTAAATGTCGTTGGTTTTGGTCTTTGGTGAGAATGCAGATGAGGGTCTTTTTCCGGCTCACTCTGCACCATCTCCAGTAGCTTCTTtcgtctctcctcctctgttAAATAGTCTGTCCCACCACTTAATTTTGAGTCATTTTCCTTCTCTTGATTGGCTGCCTCTGCCCGACCCGAGTCACCGCTAACTGCGGACCCGCTTTCTTCCCTCTCGGTCCCGTCTTTCGGACCGTCTCCTTTGCTCTCCACCTGTTTGTGACGAGTGACCTCTCCATACGTTTGGCTCGTCACTGAGTCTTTTTGAATTACAGTTGTGAAAGAAGTGGGATTTTGTCTGGTCGTGGGCGCCGGGGTCATGCTGACGGGCGGGGAAGTGCTGTCCGACTGGGGAGCGTGAAGCAGATGTTGCGTCCTCATCTCCTGTTTCTCATCTCCTCTGGGGTTGTGTTGTTGCGAGAGGTGAGGATGTTGaggatgttgatgatgatgatgatgatgctccTGCCTCTGCTGGTGCTTTAACAGCTCTTGTTGTCGTTGTTCGTGGTCGGGACGGCGCGCCTCCCCGCTGGTCTCCTCGCGGCTCCTGTCGAAGCCGCTCTCGTGTCCGACTTGCTGCGGACTTTCCAGAACGCTGTGCTCTGCCCTCGCCTCAGACGGCCAGGTCCCGACCGAGCCGAGAAACCCGGCCGTCGTGAGTCGGGTCTGCGTGTATGTGGGGGCCTGATGCGCTCGGGGCTGCGTCCAGCGCACCAGCTGAGTGTAGCTGCCCTGCTGCCACTGCCTTGCCAAAGGATCTTGCTTGTGCGGAAGGTGGTGGTGCTGGTTGTGCTTGAGGTCGTCGTGGCGGTGGAGGTCGGCCTTGGAGGTGGGAGTCTTTGGGGGAAGCGGCTGGGAGCTGTGGGATGGGAAAAGAGGCAGGGAGGATGTAGGGTATCTTTGCGGGGGAGCTGGAAGAGGGTTTGGTTGAGAGGCGAAGACAGTCGATGAAGAAGACGACGATGTGGAGGGAGGAATCGCCTGCAGCCGACAGCTCACGTGATCTACTACTGGGATGATGGCGGTTTCAATGAAACGTTTCTGGTTCCTGTACACAATCTTTGTAACCTGAGGAAGACAGATGAAAGACCAAATaagaaaactgtttgtttttgataaagaCACGATGGTGCATCCAATAGATGCTTTCGGTTTTCTAAACCTGTTGCATAAATATACCCACCAACCCTTTGAGTAAATCAATCAGTTCAATTGATAGTTGACATGAAgagtaatcaatcaatcaatcacaaaTGAGCAACTGAATACATTTAGGCAGCTGTATGTGGTGAAGACAGCTTACCAAAGTCCAAAACAAGCACCAAAATAGGGATAAAATGGGATTTAACCAACTTTCTTGTTGTTGTGAGGATGGTCTGAGATGGTCTGAGAATTGAACTTGAAGACATTGTATCCACACTACACATCCAGGTTGCTGGGGGTGTCATGGATATTCTTCTTTGCAACCCTTAGActaggggtgcccaaagtcatTCCTCGAGggtcggcatcctgcatgttttattctctccctggtggtagcaacaaccttttcagcatgtcaatgttctccttaggccttctaacgagccatcatttgatccaggtgtgttaaaccagggagagaactagaACATGCAGGATACTGGCCTttgaggaccgactttggggacccctgcctTAGGCCTCTCAAGACTACAAGACGATTGCTGCTTACCATTATCTATCCCTTTATGACCTTTATTTACCCCTCTGATGGCAACTTCTAGTATGCCACAAAACTTGAATCTTCTCACATCGGTTTGTTGTACGTGACGTTGGGTTaaatgtctgtttgtttgtttgtttgttactCCAGCAGCCTCCACAATCAATCTCAACACTGTTGCAACTTTGGGATATGATGGGAAGGGAGATTCACATCACCATAATAGCAACTGCATGATGCTATGACAACCACACGGACCAAAAACTAAGGAATGTGTCTGACGCCTTTTTCAGTCTACGTTACCAAGAGACGAAGACAAATGGAGTCCAACCTGATGAACCTGGTAAATTGTTCAGTGAGTATAACAATCCATATTTAATGTTGTTGACTTCCTAGTATTGACATCTGATTCCATAGTTTTAAGTGGCTGCCTGTCAGGACCTGCTTCCTCCTCAAGTTCACAAAGTGAAGCTGAGATTCCTGTTTGTAAAAATTCCCGCCTGTAAATTGATTCAAATGCAAGCTATCATTAGTCCTTcaaacaatataataaaaataccacATAGCTTTCATCACTTTCCAATATCTACCCATTAATCTGGCTTCCATAACGGCGTGTCAATACAGAAATGTATCAGTACAAAATcgcaaaatgagcaaaaacctAATGGGAATTTGTGCAGGGTGACTTGTAAGAATTTAATTAGAATTACGCACAAGTATGTTGTCACTTCAACATTTAATACATGAGAATATGAATTGATCCAAAAATCAAAGGGATAACTTGCTGGGGAGAAAAGACAGTTGTTTTGTTGCATGTCAAGCAACTTTTAGATCCAATTCAATCATTTCTTcgtaaatgaaaataaaattttggttCATTATTTATGAAGCATTAAGCCAATTAAAAAGTGCTTTTCTCTGTCCACATTCTGCAATCTGCTCCTCTGAATGAACTAATTTCCAGTTTAATGTCATTACTGCAGTGAGATCCAGAGCCATTTCCCTACAAAGACCAGTAAACATTTCGATGTTGCTTAGCAACCGCTCCAAAGAAAGAGTTTAGATAACAACCTCAATGTAACCCAGAGTAAGCAGTTGTGAGACGATGTCGCATCTTTGTTTAGGGCAATATTTTGAAGCAAGAAAGTAGTTCTTGGGTAATGGAAAAGCAGGTATCTCAGTGTGATGCAGGTACTGAagttaaatagattttttatttttttactgtactACACTGAGAAAGACAGATGAAAGACTCTGTAATCCTGCTCAAACACCGAGCAGCCATGATTTAATTCACCATTTGAGATTTACAAAATCTTTATTTGTGGGAAATGAATTTTCAATGCATTATGGGAGCAGTACCACGCTAGGTAAACATaccagttaaaacaaaaaacttcacGTCCTCTAATCAAGAAATGTAATTAACCAAAACgtcaaaagtaacttttttttaatttggggGAAGTTAAACATGATAAACTTTTCTTCAGCTGTCACGTTGCAGGAGGTGGTGAAGTCATGCTTTAATGGCAGCGGTATTTGTTGCGTACCTCCAGGTTTCGGGTGGCGTTAACGACGGGGGCACACTGCTGGTGTCTGGAGTTGCAGCAGCCTGAACATCGCTGCACCTCCACACACCGAGGCCACACCAGGAAGTTGCCGTTGCTACGATCCACCATGGATCTCGTTATTTCCATCACCTCTGTTCTGACTTTACAATCCGCCTTCTGGGCTTGCTGAGCTTCTACGCCAAGAAACATAAGATCAAAACTAAG
Proteins encoded in this window:
- the si:ch211-79m20.1 gene encoding bromodomain-containing protein DDB_G0280777 isoform X1, whose amino-acid sequence is MKSWVLLALLLAALLSARLRLGNAEGDSLPQSLIDLVWDSPISSVEDLKLLLLLQQESSTIEDKEDEHDSLLSPVHGRYIRSLEAQQAQKADCKVRTEVMEITRSMVDRSNGNFLVWPRCVEVQRCSGCCNSRHQQCAPVVNATRNLEVTKIVYRNQKRFIETAIIPVVDHVSCRLQAIPPSTSSSSSSTVFASQPNPLPAPPQRYPTSSLPLFPSHSSQPLPPKTPTSKADLHRHDDLKHNQHHHLPHKQDPLARQWQQGSYTQLVRWTQPRAHQAPTYTQTRLTTAGFLGSVGTWPSEARAEHSVLESPQQVGHESGFDRSREETSGEARRPDHEQRQQELLKHQQRQEHHHHHHQHPQHPHLSQQHNPRGDEKQEMRTQHLLHAPQSDSTSPPVSMTPAPTTRQNPTSFTTVIQKDSVTSQTYGEVTRHKQVESKGDGPKDGTEREESGSAVSGDSGRAEAANQEKENDSKLSGGTDYLTEEERRKKLLEMVQSEPEKDPHLHSHQRPKPTTFKSALSTVVPTSTAARQVPFRPASPRRRKRKHRKRISKAAMRAMIM
- the si:ch211-79m20.1 gene encoding bromodomain-containing protein DDB_G0280777 isoform X2, producing the protein MKSWVLLALLLAALLSARLRLGNAEGDSLPQSLIDLVWDSPISSVEDLKLLLLLQQESSTIEDKEDEHDSLLSPVHGRYIRSLAQQAQKADCKVRTEVMEITRSMVDRSNGNFLVWPRCVEVQRCSGCCNSRHQQCAPVVNATRNLEVTKIVYRNQKRFIETAIIPVVDHVSCRLQAIPPSTSSSSSSTVFASQPNPLPAPPQRYPTSSLPLFPSHSSQPLPPKTPTSKADLHRHDDLKHNQHHHLPHKQDPLARQWQQGSYTQLVRWTQPRAHQAPTYTQTRLTTAGFLGSVGTWPSEARAEHSVLESPQQVGHESGFDRSREETSGEARRPDHEQRQQELLKHQQRQEHHHHHHQHPQHPHLSQQHNPRGDEKQEMRTQHLLHAPQSDSTSPPVSMTPAPTTRQNPTSFTTVIQKDSVTSQTYGEVTRHKQVESKGDGPKDGTEREESGSAVSGDSGRAEAANQEKENDSKLSGGTDYLTEEERRKKLLEMVQSEPEKDPHLHSHQRPKPTTFKSALSTVVPTSTAARQVPFRPASPRRRKRKHRKRISKAAMRAMIM